The following are from one region of the Geoalkalibacter subterraneus genome:
- the lpxC gene encoding UDP-3-O-acyl-N-acetylglucosamine deacetylase, with amino-acid sequence MLFQRTLANPVAISGIGLHSGRCITMHLRPAEAGTGILFHRSEGERTVTIEAHVSNVVDTRLATVIGKSGLSVSTVEHLLAALSALGIDNLHIDIDGPEVPVMDGSAAPFVDLLEDAGLRKLNRGRKFLAIREPISLVDGEKRVSLIPSRFFRVSFDIAFDHPSIALQNYSFKHSSRQFRKEIAPARTFGFLQEVEYLKANGLARGGSLDNAIVIDDKGVLNPEGLRFPDEFVRHKILDSIGDFSLIGYPILGHIKAYKAGHDINSKMVEKILATPECYKLVEFSDDALRAAQAGPVPAFVGDLIPSKI; translated from the coding sequence TTGCTTTTTCAACGAACTCTCGCCAATCCCGTCGCCATCTCAGGTATCGGCCTTCATTCCGGCCGCTGCATCACCATGCACCTGCGACCTGCCGAAGCGGGAACCGGCATCTTATTTCACCGCTCCGAAGGCGAGCGCACTGTAACCATTGAGGCCCATGTCTCCAATGTTGTTGACACCAGGCTTGCGACCGTCATCGGCAAAAGCGGCTTGAGCGTCTCAACGGTGGAACACCTGCTCGCCGCCCTCAGTGCTCTGGGCATCGATAATCTTCACATTGATATCGATGGCCCCGAAGTGCCGGTGATGGACGGCAGTGCCGCTCCCTTTGTCGACCTTCTGGAAGATGCGGGACTGAGAAAACTCAATCGCGGCCGCAAGTTTCTGGCCATTCGCGAGCCGATTTCACTGGTCGACGGAGAGAAGAGAGTTTCTCTGATTCCGTCGCGGTTTTTCCGCGTCTCTTTCGATATCGCATTCGATCACCCGAGCATCGCGCTGCAGAACTATTCCTTCAAGCATTCCTCACGTCAATTCCGCAAGGAGATTGCACCTGCGCGGACTTTCGGATTCCTGCAGGAAGTCGAGTACCTCAAGGCCAATGGCCTGGCTCGCGGCGGATCTCTTGACAACGCGATCGTGATTGACGACAAAGGAGTTCTCAACCCTGAAGGACTTCGCTTCCCGGACGAGTTCGTGCGGCACAAGATTCTCGACAGTATCGGGGACTTCAGCCTCATCGGCTATCCGATTCTGGGCCACATTAAAGCGTACAAGGCCGGCCACGACATCAACAGCAAAATGGTTGAAAAGATACTTGCAACTCCGGAGTGTTACAAGCTTGTTGAATTCTCCGATGATGCCCTCAGGGCTGCGCAGGCCGGACCGGTTCCCGCCTTTGTCGGTGATCTGATTCCTTCCAAAATTTAA
- a CDS encoding sensor histidine kinase: MTGSKKQPTPQRIEHRKRRREWGLILLSLLLVFALTQYESRLLDLTSEVSLVNSILVLALINVNILLIILFFFLVFRNLFKLILERRRGVPGARIRSKLVVAFVALSLVPTMLLFFVSAGFITNTIENWFNNQIENSLQESLEVAETYYKNSASNALYYGEQLARIIKRDKLLNEANLEQLKEFIQEKQLEYNLGIVEVFSSTYEELVRVSNPSVPAADFTDPGSDAIREALQGNRFTRITPVGKADLIRGIVPVYSNWNPEDVVGVVVVNYYVPYSLVSKMKEIKSSFEQYKGTKLLKGRIQMGYVVVLLLIALVIIFLATWFGFHLARGITVPIQELAVATNRIAQGDLDVRIEVDSDDEIGTLVDAFNTMTADLRRSQKSLQAANRELQSSNLELDQRRRYMEIVLRNITAGVVAVDRGGFFTTVNKSAEKLLNTSASKVLGKNFREVLEPEYLPLVKDILRDLMETGKDHVSKQVTIPIQENKLTLMVNVTTLRDENGEFMGTVVVFDDLTQLIKAQRMAAWREVARRIAHEIKNPLTPIQLSAQRLRRRYLEKFSKDDTVFDECTGMIIRQVDELKNLVNEFSNFARMPASRPTPNNLNQIVAEALILFEEGHKEIDFSFDPDPEVPVFNLDRDQIKRSVINLIDNAVGAMDQPGTIHLETHFNHELKMVTLTVKDTGCGIAPDIKSRLFEPYFSTKKTGTGLGLAIVSTIISDHNGYIRVRDNRPKGTQFIIELPITDNSPQTHSFNG; encoded by the coding sequence ATGACAGGCTCAAAAAAACAACCGACACCGCAACGGATTGAACATCGCAAGCGCCGCCGAGAGTGGGGACTTATCCTTTTAAGTCTGCTGCTGGTTTTTGCCCTGACTCAATACGAATCCCGCCTTCTCGATCTGACCTCCGAGGTTTCCCTGGTCAACAGTATCCTCGTATTGGCACTGATCAACGTCAATATCCTGCTGATCATTCTGTTCTTCTTTCTGGTTTTCCGCAATCTGTTCAAACTTATCCTTGAACGAAGGCGCGGCGTGCCGGGCGCACGAATCCGCAGTAAACTGGTCGTCGCATTCGTGGCCCTGTCACTGGTGCCGACGATGCTTCTTTTTTTCGTTTCCGCCGGTTTCATCACCAATACCATTGAAAACTGGTTCAACAATCAGATCGAAAATTCTCTGCAGGAATCTCTCGAAGTCGCTGAGACCTACTACAAAAACTCTGCGTCCAACGCCCTGTACTATGGCGAGCAGCTGGCACGCATCATCAAGCGCGACAAACTGCTCAACGAAGCAAACCTGGAACAGCTTAAGGAATTTATCCAGGAAAAGCAGCTCGAGTACAATCTGGGCATTGTCGAGGTTTTCTCTTCCACCTATGAAGAACTCGTCCGGGTGAGCAACCCTTCTGTGCCCGCTGCTGATTTCACCGATCCCGGCTCTGATGCAATCCGCGAGGCACTTCAGGGCAATCGATTCACCCGCATTACGCCTGTTGGAAAGGCCGATCTGATCCGCGGCATTGTTCCTGTCTACTCCAACTGGAACCCCGAAGATGTCGTCGGCGTTGTCGTAGTCAATTACTATGTCCCTTATTCCCTGGTCAGCAAAATGAAAGAGATTAAGTCCTCTTTCGAGCAGTACAAAGGCACAAAGCTGCTCAAGGGGCGCATTCAGATGGGGTACGTAGTCGTCCTGCTGCTGATTGCACTCGTCATCATCTTTCTCGCTACCTGGTTCGGCTTCCACCTGGCGCGCGGCATCACAGTACCGATACAGGAGCTGGCTGTGGCCACCAACCGCATTGCACAGGGTGATCTCGATGTGCGCATTGAGGTCGACAGCGATGATGAAATCGGCACCCTGGTAGATGCTTTCAATACCATGACTGCAGATCTGCGCCGCAGCCAGAAAAGTCTTCAGGCGGCCAACCGTGAACTGCAGTCATCAAATCTCGAACTGGATCAGCGTCGCCGTTACATGGAAATCGTTCTGCGCAATATCACTGCCGGAGTCGTAGCGGTGGACCGCGGTGGATTTTTCACCACGGTCAACAAGTCGGCGGAGAAACTCCTGAACACCAGTGCTTCAAAAGTGCTGGGAAAAAATTTCCGTGAGGTGCTCGAGCCGGAATATCTTCCACTGGTCAAAGACATCCTGCGGGACCTGATGGAAACGGGTAAGGATCATGTCAGCAAACAGGTGACGATCCCCATTCAGGAGAACAAATTGACCCTGATGGTCAACGTCACAACCTTGCGTGACGAAAACGGCGAATTTATGGGCACTGTCGTTGTTTTCGACGACCTGACCCAGTTGATCAAGGCCCAGCGGATGGCGGCATGGCGCGAAGTCGCCCGGCGCATTGCCCATGAAATTAAAAATCCGTTGACACCGATTCAACTCTCCGCGCAACGTCTGCGCCGGCGTTATCTTGAAAAATTCAGCAAGGACGATACGGTTTTCGATGAATGCACGGGCATGATCATCCGGCAAGTTGACGAGTTGAAAAACCTGGTCAACGAGTTCTCCAATTTTGCCCGGATGCCGGCCAGTCGCCCCACTCCAAACAACCTGAACCAGATTGTTGCCGAAGCACTTATTCTGTTCGAGGAAGGGCACAAAGAAATCGATTTCTCTTTCGATCCCGATCCCGAGGTGCCGGTTTTCAACCTAGATCGCGATCAGATCAAACGATCGGTCATCAACCTGATCGACAACGCTGTTGGTGCAATGGATCAGCCTGGAACGATACACCTGGAAACGCACTTCAACCACGAACTGAAAATGGTCACGCTCACCGTCAAAGACACCGGCTGCGGCATTGCTCCTGATATCAAGTCTCGCCTTTTCGAGCCGTATTTCTCCACAAAAAAAACAGGTACCGGCCTGGGGCTGGCCATTGTCTCCACGATCATTTCCGACCACAACGGCTATATCCGGGTCAGAGATAATCGCCCCAAAGGAACCCAATTCATCATTGAACTCCCGATCACGGACAATTCGCCCCAAACACACTCGTTCAACGGGTGA
- a CDS encoding sigma-54-dependent transcriptional regulator, with amino-acid sequence MKTILIIDDEDSIRFSLDGILQDEGFRPVFASNGEEGLEKIKEENPDLVLLDIWMPGIDGLETLRRAKEQWPDLLVVMMSGHGTIETAVKALKMGAYDFIEKPLALEKVLLCVQNALKMGQLLEENRTLKARIAKDYEMIGESAPIADLKQQISIAAPTNGWVLITGENGTGKELVARAIHNLSNRRDKPFVEVNCAAIPEDLIESELFGHEKGSFTGATTQRKGKFDLANEGTLFLDEIGDMSLKTQAKVLRILQERKFERVGGTRTIEVDVRVIAATNKNLEEEIQNGHFREDLFYRLNVLPFHVPPLRERREDIASLVRHFLAHFSRQESREEKTMAPDAMKVLQNYSWPGNVRELKNLIERLVIMTPGNEIRLKDLPANLTSKQNSSFSSGLTGSPLDAGNFREAKEEFEREYILRKLQENEWNISRTAEEIDLERSNLHRKIKAHGIELKK; translated from the coding sequence ATGAAAACAATACTGATCATTGACGACGAAGACAGCATCCGCTTCAGCCTTGACGGCATCCTGCAAGACGAGGGATTTCGCCCTGTGTTTGCCTCCAACGGCGAAGAAGGACTTGAAAAAATAAAAGAAGAAAATCCGGACCTGGTTCTGCTCGACATCTGGATGCCAGGCATAGACGGCCTTGAAACTCTGCGGCGCGCCAAGGAGCAATGGCCTGATCTGCTGGTGGTTATGATGAGCGGCCACGGAACGATTGAAACCGCGGTCAAAGCCCTTAAAATGGGAGCCTATGATTTTATCGAAAAACCGCTGGCGTTGGAAAAAGTACTGCTCTGCGTGCAGAACGCCCTGAAGATGGGACAACTCCTTGAGGAAAACCGCACCCTGAAGGCCAGGATTGCCAAAGATTACGAAATGATTGGAGAGAGTGCGCCCATTGCCGACCTCAAACAGCAGATCTCCATTGCCGCTCCTACCAATGGCTGGGTGCTGATTACCGGGGAGAATGGGACGGGTAAAGAACTGGTGGCCCGCGCCATCCACAATTTGTCCAACCGGCGTGACAAGCCGTTTGTCGAAGTGAACTGCGCTGCAATTCCCGAGGATCTGATCGAATCTGAACTGTTCGGTCATGAAAAAGGTTCATTTACCGGCGCTACGACCCAGCGAAAAGGTAAATTCGACCTGGCGAACGAAGGGACACTATTCCTTGACGAAATTGGAGATATGAGCCTGAAGACCCAGGCCAAGGTATTGAGGATTCTCCAGGAGAGAAAATTCGAGCGTGTCGGGGGGACCCGTACCATCGAAGTTGACGTTCGCGTTATTGCGGCAACAAACAAAAATCTTGAAGAAGAGATACAGAATGGCCATTTCCGCGAAGACCTTTTTTATCGCCTCAATGTCCTCCCCTTCCATGTTCCGCCGTTGCGCGAGCGCAGAGAGGACATCGCATCACTCGTCAGGCATTTTCTGGCTCATTTCTCCCGCCAGGAAAGCCGTGAGGAAAAAACCATGGCCCCGGACGCCATGAAGGTACTGCAGAATTATTCCTGGCCCGGGAATGTACGCGAGTTGAAAAACCTTATAGAGCGACTGGTCATCATGACACCCGGCAACGAAATAAGGCTCAAGGACCTACCCGCCAATCTAACCAGCAAGCAGAATTCGTCGTTTTCGTCCGGCCTGACCGGCAGCCCGCTGGATGCGGGCAATTTCAGAGAGGCAAAAGAAGAATTTGAGCGGGAGTATATCCTGAGAAAGCTGCAGGAAAATGAATGGAACATTTCACGCACTGCGGAAGAGATCGACCTGGAGCGCTCAAATCTCCATCGCAAGATAAAGGCTCACGGAATTGAGTTGAAGAAGTAA